The following proteins are co-located in the Podarcis raffonei isolate rPodRaf1 chromosome 5, rPodRaf1.pri, whole genome shotgun sequence genome:
- the NDST2 gene encoding bifunctional heparan sulfate N-deacetylase/N-sulfotransferase 2 isoform X2 — translation MIHLWKVVRHVRQLELHRLILLLIAFSLVSMCFLAYYVTNSPKIKEPPPLPFSDCSNQHRVLIQPQASWRLMKSVDNSRTDPVVLVFVESIYSQLGQEIVAILESSRFKYRTEIAPGKGDMPTLTDKDHGRYALIIYENILKYVNLDTWNRDLLDKYCVEYGVGIIGFFKANENSLLSAQLKGFPLFLHSNLGLRDYHINPSAPLLYVTQANEVEQGPLPGDDWTVFQSNHTTYEPVLMASTKSSESIPHLTTHRALHATVVQDLGLHDGIQRVLFGNNLNFWLHKLIFVDAIAYLTGKRLCLTLDRYILVDIDDIFVGKEGTRMKVSDVEALLNTQNKLRTLVPNFTFNLGFSGKFYHTGTDEEDEGDDMLLKHRKEFWWFPHMWSHMQPHLFHNVTVLAEQMKLNKQFALEHGIPTDLGYAVAPHHSGVYPVHAQLYEAWKAVWGIQVTSTEEYPHLRPARYRRGFIHNGIMVLPRQTCGLFTHTIFYNEYPGGSKELDKSIRGGELFLTVLLNPISIFMTHLSNYGNDRLGLYTFESLVKFVQCWTNLRLQTLPPIQLAKKYFEIFSQEKNPLWQNPCDDKRHKDIWSKEKTCDRLPKFLIVGPQKTGTTAVHFFLSMHPAVTSNFPSPSTYEEIQFFNGLNYHKGIDWYMEFFPIPSNASTDFMFEKSANYFDTEVVPRRSAALLPRAKIIAILINPADRAYSWYQHQRAHNDPVALNYTFYQIISAGPQAPQELHNLQNRCLNPGLYSTHLERWLMYYPSGQVLVVDGQELRQSPASVMENIQRFLGVTPLFNYTQALK, via the exons ATGATTCATCTGTGGAAAGTAGTGAGGCATGTGCGACAGCTGGAGCTCCACAGATTGATCCTGCTGCTCATTGCTTTCAGCCTGGTTTCCATGTGCTTCCTGGCTTACTACGTCACCAACAGCCCCAAAATAAAGGAACCGCCTCCGTTGCCCTTCAGCGATTGTAGCAACCAGCACAGGGTTCTTATTCAACCCCAGGCAAGCTGGAGGCTTATGAAATCAGTGGACAACTCACGCACAGACCCTGTGGTGCTCGTCTTTGTGGAAAGCATCTATTCCCAACTGGGTCAGGAGATTGTGGCTATCTTGGAATCTAGCCGGTTTAAATACAGGACAGAGATTGCCCCTGGAAAGGGAGACATGCCCACTCTGACAGACAAAGACCATGGCCGCTATGCTCTTATTATCTATGAGAATATCCTTAAATATGTGAACCTGGATACCTGGAACAGGGACCTCTTGGACAAATACTGTGTGGAATATGGAGTGGGGATCATTGGCTTCTTCAAAGCAAATGAGAACAGCTTGCTCAGTGCTCAACTCAAGGGCTTTCCCCTTTTCCTACATTCCAATCTAGGGTTGCGAGACTATCACATCAATCCCAGTGCCCCGCTCCTGTACGTAACTCAGGCTAATGAAGTGGAgcaaggccccctgcctggtgaTGACTGGACAGTCTTCCAGTCAAATCACACCACCTACGAACCTGTGTTGATGGCCAGCACCAAATCTTCAGAGTCAATCCCGCATCTGACCACCCACAGAGCTCTGCATGCTACCGTGGTGCAGGACCTTGGTCTGCATGATGGCATCCAGCGGGTCCTTTTTGGTAATAACCTCAACTTCTGGCTTCACAAGCTGATCTTTGTTGACGCTATTGCTTACCTGACTGGCAAGCGTCTATGTCTGACCCTTGATCGCTACATCCTTGTGGACATCGATGATATCTTTGTGGGCAAAGAGGGCACACGCATGAAGGTGTCGGATGTAGAG GCTCTACTGAACACTCAGAACAAGTTGAGGACTTTGGTTCCCAATTTTACTTTCAACCTGGGATTTTCTGGGAAATTCTACCACACTG GTACTGATGAGGAAGATGAAGGGGACGACATGCTGCTAAAGCATAGGAAGGAGTTTTGGTGGTTCCCGCACATGTGGAGTCACATGCAGCCACATCTCTTTCACAACGTCACTGTGCTAGCCGAGCAAATGAAACTCAACAAGCAGTTTGCTTTG GAGCATGGGATCCCCACAGACCTGGGCTATGCAGTAGCCCCCCACCACTCAGGAGTTTACCCTGTCCATGCACAGCTCTACGAGGcatggaaagctgtctggggCATCCAGGTGACCAGCACAGAGGAATATCCGCACCTTCGGCCTGCCCGGTACCGGCGGGGCTTCATCCACAATGGAATCATG GTGTTGCCTCGACAGACTTGTGGTCTTTTCACTCACACCATATTTTACAATGAGTATCCTGGTGGCTCCAAGGAGCTGGACAAAAGCATTCGTGGTGGTGAACTCTTTCTGACAGTGCTCCTGAACCCA ATCAGCATCTTCATGACCCACTTGTCCAATTATGGAAACGATCGCCTTGGGCTCTACACTTTCGAAAGCCTCGTCAAATTTGTGCAGTGCTGGACCAATCTCCGTCTTCAGACTCTGCCGCCCATCCAGCTGGCCAAAaagtattttgaaatattttcccagGAAAAGAACCCTCTGTGGCAG AACCCTTGTGATGACAAGCGGCATAAAGACATCTGGTCCAAAGAGAAGACATGTGACCGGCTTCCCAAGTTTCTCATCGTCGGTCCTCAGAAAACTG GTACGACAGCTGTGCATTTCTTCCTATCCATGCACCCAGCTGTTACCAGCAACTTTCCAAGCCCCTCCACCTATGAAGAGATCCAGTTCTTTAATGGACTCAACTATCACAAAGGAATTGACTG GTACATGGAGTTCTTTCCCATCCCCTCCAATGCCAGCACAGATTTCATGTTTGAGAAAAGTGCCAATTACTTTGACACCGAAGTAGTACCCAGGCGGAGTGCCGCTCTCCTTCCCCGGGCCAAAATAATTGCCATCCTGATCAACCCAGCTGACAGAGCATACTCCTGGTATCAG CACCAGCGtgctcacaacgaccctgtggcACTCAACTACACTTTCTACCAGATCATTTCTGCTGGGCCCCAAGCCCCTCAGGAGTTGCACAACCTGCAGAACCGCTGTCTGAATCCTGGATTGTATTCCACTCATCTGGAGAGGTGGTTGATGTATTATCCTTCTGGACAG